The following is a genomic window from Bacteroidales bacterium.
GCAAAAAGAATTTTGAATATGAAATTTTTAAGGATATGCCCGGTGGACATTCATTTGACAGAATGGACTATATGGAAGCAAAGGAAATCAGAATGAAGATCTACAACCATCTGAACAAATACCTGACACCACCAAGGCCATTCAAGTCGTTGAAAGACCTGCAGAAAGCGGGTTACGGGTTTAATTAAATGAGGGGGAGAAAGAGAGAAAGTGAGAAAGGGAGAAGAGGAGATTTAACTCCGTGAAACTTTGTGTTCTCTGTGTCTCCGTGGTTAAATAACTAATTAATGATGCAAAAAGAAAGACTATACGGTAAGACATTAAACGAATTGATTGCAGTTGCAAAAAGGGTAGGTCTACCCGGATTTACTGCAAGGCAAATGGCTGACTGGCTCTACAAGAAAGAGATCCAGTCAATAGAGGAGATGACAAACCTTTCAAAAAAAACGAGGGAACAGCTATCTGCCGATTATGAAATAGGCCTCTATCCTCCCGTAAGCTCCTCAGAGAGTACAGACGGCACTAAAAAATACCTGTATAAAGTTCTGAATGACAAGTATATAGAAACAGCATATATTCCTGATACTGAGCGTGCTACAATTTGCGTTTCTTCACAGTCGGGATGTAAGATGGGCTGTGTCTTTTGCATGACAGGTAAGCAGGGATTCCAGGGAAACCTCACGTCAAATGAAATATTGAATCAGTTCAGGAGCCTCCCGGAATTCAAGAACTTAACCAATATGGTTTTTATGGGCATGGGTGAGCCACTCGATAATACAAATGAACTCCTCAAAACACTTGACATACTTACAAATGAGTGGGGCTATGGA
Proteins encoded in this region:
- the rlmN gene encoding 23S rRNA (adenine(2503)-C(2))-methyltransferase RlmN; amino-acid sequence: MMQKERLYGKTLNELIAVAKRVGLPGFTARQMADWLYKKEIQSIEEMTNLSKKTREQLSADYEIGLYPPVSSSESTDGTKKYLYKVLNDKYIETAYIPDTERATICVSSQSGCKMGCVFCMTGKQGFQGNLTSNEILNQFRSLPEFKNLTNMVFMGMGEPLDNTNELLKTLDILTNEWGYGWSPTRITVSTVGLVAGIKEFLEKSRCHLAVSLHSPFDEERRKLMPIQRTNTVEEVLDIIRNFEINSQRRISFEYILFKGLNDTPRHVKELARILNGIKCRINIIRFHQIPGSEFQSPDLGTTINFKEALNAKGILTTIRASRGVDIQAACGLLSTLEQNKPA